One stretch of Pelmatolapia mariae isolate MD_Pm_ZW linkage group LG3_W, Pm_UMD_F_2, whole genome shotgun sequence DNA includes these proteins:
- the LOC134621586 gene encoding E3 ubiquitin-protein ligase TRIM21-like, whose product MSAASNLRSEDQFLCSICLDVFTDPVSTPCGHNFCKTCISQHWDLNQSCQCPMCKETFSTRPQLRVNTLFSEMVAQFRREAQQKASSSSSEQQAAKPGEVPCDVCTGTRLKALKSCLVCQTSYCQTHLEPHLTVKRLKRHQLIDAVENLEGRMCTTHDNLLQLFCKTDQTCVCMLCSVLDHKNHEFVPLREEYEGKKAELEKTEAEIQQMIQKRRLKIQEITESVKMSKDAADRQKAEGVQVFTALMESVERRLKELMKEIEDKQETTEKQAEGLIKDLEQEISELKKRSSEVEQLSRFEDHLHLLQSFSSLKAAPPSKDWTEVRVHPPSYEGTVGRAVAQLEETVWKPMKKKLFEAELKRVQQHEVDVTLNPDTAHPYLILSDDGKQVKYGDVRKNLPDNPERFSYYGMVLGEQSFSSGRFYFEVQVKGKTAWHLGVATESINRKGEITLSPRNGFWIVRLRNGNEYEAYASPPVRLCLQPGPEKVGVFVDYEEGLVSFYDVGAAALIYSFTGCSFTHKLHPYFSPSNNDGGKNSAPLIICPVNQTRVDQQLILLDYVLDDLIFLRLVESGHFPTDGDSS is encoded by the coding sequence ATGTCTGCTGCCAGCAATCTGCGATCTGAAGATCAGTTTCTGTGCTCCATCTGTCTGGATGTGTTCACTGATCCAGTCTCTACACCATGTGGACACAACTTCTGCAAAACCTGCATCAGTCAGCACTGGGACCTGAATCAGAGCTGTCAGTGTCCCATGTGTAAAGAGACTTTCTCCACTAGACCTCAGCTGAGGGTCAACACGTTGTTCTCTGAGATGGTTGCTCAGTTCAGACGTGAAGctcagcagaaagccagcagcagcagctcagagcaacAAGCTGCCAAACCAGGAGAAGTTCCCTGTGACGTCTGCACTGGAACCAGACTGAAGGCCCTGAAGTCCTGCCTGGTGTGTCAGACCTCCTACTGTCAGACTCACCTGGAGCCTCATCTGACAGTGAAACGTctgaaaagacatcagctgattgATGCTGTGGAGAACCTGGAAGGCAGGATGTGTACGACGCACGATAACCTTCTGCAGCTGTTCTGTAAGACCGACCAGACATGTGTCTGCatgctctgctctgttttagACCACAAGAACCACGAGTTTGTTCCTCTGAGAGAAGAATATGAAGGAAAGaaggcagagctggagaagacAGAGGCTGAGATTCAGCAGATGATCCAGAAGAGACGACTGAAGATTCAGGAGATCACAGAGTCGGTGAAGATGAGTAAAgatgctgcagacagacagaaagcagaaggtgTTCAGGTCTTCACTGCTCTGATGGAGTCTGTTGAGAGACGCCTGAAGGAGCTCATGAAGGAGAtcgaagacaaacaggaaactacagagaaacaggctgaaggtctcatcaaagatctggaacaggaaatctctgagctgaagaagagaagctctgaggtggagcagctctcacgcTTTgaagaccacctccacctcctccaaagcTTCTCCTCCCTGAAAGCTGCTCCACCCAGCAAGGACTGgacagaggtcagagttcatcCACCATCATATGAGGGGACTGTGGGGAGAGCTGTGGCTCAGCTGGAGGAGACAGTCTGGAAACccatgaagaagaagctgtttgaGGCTGAGCTGAAGAGGGTGCAGCAGCATGAGGTGGATGTGACTCTGAATCCTGATACAGCTCATCCTTATCTCATCCTGTCTGATGATGGAAAACAAGTGAAGTATGGTGATGTGAGGAAGAATCTTCCAGACAACCCAGAGAGATTTTCTTACTATGGTATGGTTTTAGGAGAGCAGAGTTTCTCTTCAGGCAGATTTTACTTTGAGGTTCAGGTTAAAGGAAAGACTGCCTGGCATTTAGGAGTGGCCACAGAGTCGATCAACAGGAAGGGAGAAATCACACTGAGTCCTCGAAATGGTTTCTGGATTGTGAGGCTGAGAAATGGAAATGAGTACGAAGCTTATGCTTCCCCACCAGTTCGTCTCTGTCTTCAGCCTGGTCCTGAGAAGGTGGGGGTGTTTGTGGATTATGAGGAGGGTCTGGTCTCCTTTTATGATGTaggtgctgcagctctgatctaCTCCTTTACTGGCTGCTCCTTCACTCACAAACTCCACCCATACTTCAGTCCCAGTAACAATGATGGAGGTAAAAACTCTGCACCTCTGATCATCTGTCCTGTCAATCAAACTCGAGTCGATCAACAACTGATTTTATTGGATTATGTATTGGATGACCTGATTTTTCTTAGATTAGTTGAATCAGGACATTTTCCCACTGATGGAGACTCGAGCTGA